In Armatimonadota bacterium, the following are encoded in one genomic region:
- a CDS encoding dienelactone hydrolase family protein, with product MRTAIDRLVYIEAKGIRLEGMLGVPENAIGVVLFAHGSGSSRLSPRNQFVAKYLRSEGLGTLLIDLLEPEEAEDRSKVFNITLLADRLKIATDWLQKNDSTADLQIGYFGASTGAAAALMAAADRPEIGAVVSRGGRPDLAMKSLPLVKSPTLLIVGGMDVPVIQMNREAYDMLGGQKQMIIVPGATHLFEEPGTLEEVARLAAEWFGRYLESE from the coding sequence ATGAGAACTGCGATTGATCGGCTGGTTTATATCGAAGCAAAGGGAATACGCCTGGAAGGAATGCTGGGTGTGCCTGAAAATGCAATCGGGGTAGTCCTTTTCGCACACGGAAGCGGCAGCAGCAGGCTCAGCCCAAGAAACCAGTTTGTAGCAAAATATCTCAGAAGTGAAGGCCTTGGAACCCTCCTGATCGACCTGCTTGAACCGGAAGAGGCCGAGGATCGGAGCAAAGTCTTCAATATAACGCTGCTTGCAGACCGCCTCAAAATCGCAACAGACTGGCTCCAGAAAAACGACTCCACTGCCGACCTGCAAATAGGCTACTTTGGCGCAAGCACAGGCGCTGCCGCTGCTCTTATGGCAGCCGCCGATAGACCGGAGATAGGTGCGGTCGTTTCACGAGGCGGCAGACCCGACCTTGCAATGAAATCCCTCCCGCTAGTCAAATCTCCCACCCTGCTGATTGTAGGCGGGATGGACGTGCCTGTAATCCAAATGAACAGGGAGGCCTACGATATGCTGGGCGGGCAAAAGCAAATGATAATCGTCCCCGGCGCGACACATCTTTTTGAGGAACCCGGCACATTGGAAGAGGTCGCTCGATTGGCAGCGGAGTGGTTCGGCAGGTATTTGGAATCGGAATAA
- a CDS encoding DUF362 domain-containing protein has protein sequence MSNQSIVSIVSCADYETEHVSSAVAKALELAGLDEAISQAQNILLKPNLLSTRLPEEAVTTHPAVVRALGQYVLSMGSRVALGDSPPFAGENAQKYAKLCERTGMSAVASELGIPLIRFEEDAVTAANPDGRFYRSFDVSRQALESDLIINIPKLKTHGLTAYTGAVKNIFGCIPGVRKGLFHVQSAENRQTFAQMLVDLLRVFKPKVNVMDAVIAMEGDGPNAGSPKHVGLIIASNDAVAMDAVACSIIGIDPMSIDTTRLAHQQGLGCADLDSIDIRGESIDSVRVNDFKLSSGRNDWNRIPLPIRKVLRRQLVAVPKVKSSECIGCGDCSRACPVHAITPGRPPVIDLNKCIRCYCCHEVCNFSAIGLKRGWLGKVFDNLTKK, from the coding sequence ATGAGCAATCAATCGATAGTATCCATAGTGTCGTGTGCGGATTATGAGACCGAGCATGTTTCATCGGCTGTCGCAAAGGCTCTGGAGCTAGCGGGTCTGGATGAAGCTATCAGCCAGGCTCAAAACATACTTCTGAAGCCTAACCTGCTCTCCACACGCCTGCCTGAAGAGGCTGTGACCACTCACCCGGCAGTCGTTCGCGCGCTGGGGCAATACGTGCTATCGATGGGGAGCCGGGTCGCGCTTGGAGATAGCCCGCCGTTTGCGGGTGAGAACGCTCAAAAGTACGCAAAGCTCTGCGAACGAACCGGCATGTCGGCAGTCGCGAGCGAACTTGGTATTCCACTTATCAGGTTCGAGGAAGATGCAGTGACGGCTGCCAACCCGGACGGCAGATTCTACCGATCGTTTGATGTATCGCGCCAAGCTCTCGAATCAGACCTGATCATAAATATTCCCAAACTCAAAACTCATGGCCTCACTGCATATACGGGCGCTGTGAAGAATATCTTCGGGTGCATTCCTGGTGTGCGCAAGGGCCTCTTCCACGTTCAGTCTGCAGAGAACCGTCAGACTTTCGCGCAGATGCTGGTCGATCTGCTGCGTGTGTTCAAACCTAAGGTGAACGTGATGGACGCAGTCATTGCGATGGAGGGTGATGGTCCCAATGCAGGGAGTCCAAAGCATGTGGGGCTGATTATTGCGTCGAATGATGCAGTCGCCATGGATGCAGTGGCATGCAGTATAATAGGCATCGACCCGATGTCTATAGACACGACCAGACTCGCCCATCAGCAGGGCCTCGGGTGCGCCGACTTGGACTCGATTGATATTCGCGGCGAGTCGATCGACTCTGTTCGAGTCAACGATTTCAAGCTTTCATCCGGCAGGAATGACTGGAACAGGATCCCATTGCCGATACGCAAAGTTCTACGGCGTCAACTTGTGGCCGTGCCAAAGGTGAAGTCCTCTGAGTGCATCGGCTGCGGCGACTGTTCCCGTGCTTGTCCCGTGCATGCCATTACTCCCGGCAGGCCTCCGGTTATTGATCTCAACAAATGCATACGCTGTTATTGCTGCCATGAGGTATGCAATTTTTCGGCCATAGGACTAAAGCGCGGCTGGTTGGGGAAAGTGTTTGACAATCTGACAAAAAAGTGA
- a CDS encoding RCC1 repeat-containing protein — MKLKEKLVISFVLVLLFLTSNVWAAKVIAVTAGSGHTVALRSDGTVWAWGHNDRGQLGDGTEVDKSAPVQVSGLDGVVAIAAGWCHTVALKSDGTVWAWGDNTQAQLGDGTGNNVRLTPVQVSGLNGVVAIAAGENHTVALKSDGTIWAWGSNGCGQVCSGTTCYETPVQVTGFTGVIAIAAGANHTVAVKNDGTVWAWGNNGFGQLGNGTTSNNNSSLSTPVQVSDITGVIAVAAGGCQTFALKSDGTVMAWGFNGNGELGNGTRTNESTPVQVAGLTGVASIAAGSYHTVAVRNDGTVWGWGNNSYGQLGNGNSAIPVQVSNLTGVVAVAAGYGHTVILTNDGTIWECGYNKYGQLGNGFDAGGTPAQVPGITGVVSIGAGFCDTVALKNNKTVWTWGCNWYGQLGDGTTTNKLTPMQVPSLDAVAAIWAGFHHTIAVKNDGTVWTWGYNAYGQLGDGTTIDKSIPVQVSGISGVVAVSGGFYHTTALKSDGTVWAWGRNNCGQLGDGSTIDKSTPVQVSGLDGVIAIAAGGSYTVALKSDGTVWAWGYNGLGELGDGTTTNKLTPVQVSSLTGVIAISAGSYHTVALKNDGTVWTWGFNGQCQLGYLTYNMSMSTPMQVTKITGVTAIAAGRDHTIALKSDGTVWCWGDNFAGQLGPVYGSGGVSPNPLQVHNLTGVVAIAGGNGHTVAIKSDGTVWTWGSNSYGELGNGGATNNLIPQVVLGFEPLSTSKARASESRIMALECVVTGKFDDCIYVEDTDKLCGIKVTPAPSDAELGKLIDAYGTLTTVDGEKAISLSSYKMQTATGSVNPLGMTNQSLGGGDFMYNLLTGEGQEGVFGWQLVNNPDTGKFELKRQKLAGINNIGLLVRVWGKVIDIDPASIPSWFKISDGSLTNVKVSVPTGVSVPNEGDFVSVTGISSCEMSGAELTNLVRVRQQSDIE, encoded by the coding sequence ATGAAGCTTAAAGAAAAGTTAGTCATCAGTTTTGTGCTTGTATTATTATTTCTTACTTCGAACGTTTGGGCAGCAAAGGTCATTGCAGTGACGGCTGGCAGCGGTCATACAGTAGCCTTAAGGAGCGATGGCACAGTATGGGCTTGGGGACACAACGACCGTGGTCAACTTGGCGACGGTACCGAAGTTGATAAGTCGGCTCCAGTACAAGTCTCAGGACTTGATGGAGTAGTTGCCATCGCGGCTGGTTGGTGTCACACAGTAGCTCTAAAAAGTGACGGTACGGTATGGGCTTGGGGAGACAATACTCAAGCTCAGCTTGGCGATGGAACCGGCAACAATGTACGATTGACTCCAGTGCAAGTCTCGGGCCTTAATGGAGTAGTTGCAATCGCGGCTGGCGAAAATCATACAGTAGCCTTAAAGAGTGACGGCACTATATGGGCTTGGGGATCCAATGGTTGTGGCCAGGTTTGCAGTGGAACCACATGTTATGAAACTCCAGTACAGGTTACGGGGTTTACAGGAGTGATTGCCATTGCGGCTGGTGCAAATCACACGGTGGCAGTAAAGAACGATGGCACTGTATGGGCTTGGGGCAATAATGGTTTTGGTCAGCTTGGAAATGGAACTACCAGTAATAATAATAGTTCGCTATCGACTCCGGTGCAAGTTTCCGACATTACTGGAGTTATCGCTGTAGCAGCTGGCGGGTGTCAAACATTTGCCCTAAAGAGTGATGGCACAGTAATGGCTTGGGGATTTAATGGAAATGGCGAACTTGGTAACGGAACTAGAACTAATGAGTCGACTCCTGTACAAGTCGCAGGGCTTACAGGAGTGGCTTCTATTGCGGCAGGCTCTTATCATACTGTGGCCGTGAGAAATGATGGCACTGTATGGGGTTGGGGAAACAACAGCTATGGCCAACTGGGTAATGGAAATAGTGCAATTCCAGTGCAAGTCTCCAACTTAACCGGGGTTGTTGCTGTTGCCGCGGGTTATGGACACACGGTTATTTTAACGAATGACGGCACAATTTGGGAATGTGGATATAATAAATATGGCCAGCTTGGCAATGGGTTTGATGCAGGTGGTACTCCAGCACAAGTACCCGGCATTACTGGAGTGGTTTCTATTGGGGCAGGCTTCTGTGACACAGTAGCATTAAAGAACAACAAAACTGTATGGACATGGGGGTGCAACTGGTATGGTCAGCTTGGCGATGGAACCACAACTAATAAGTTAACTCCGATGCAAGTTCCCAGCCTTGACGCAGTAGCTGCCATTTGGGCTGGCTTTCATCACACGATTGCTGTAAAGAATGATGGCACAGTATGGACTTGGGGATATAATGCCTATGGACAGCTTGGTGATGGGACCACTATAGACAAATCGATTCCGGTGCAAGTTTCCGGTATTAGCGGAGTAGTGGCCGTTTCGGGTGGTTTCTATCACACAACAGCCCTGAAGAGTGATGGCACTGTATGGGCATGGGGGCGCAACAACTGTGGCCAACTTGGAGACGGGAGCACTATAGACAAATCGACTCCGGTGCAGGTTTCAGGCCTCGACGGAGTTATTGCCATAGCTGCTGGCGGCTCTTACACAGTAGCCCTTAAAAGTGACGGCACTGTATGGGCTTGGGGATACAATGGTTTGGGCGAGCTTGGCGACGGAACCACAACTAATAAGTTAACTCCGGTGCAAGTTTCAAGCCTCACTGGAGTAATTGCCATTTCGGCTGGCAGTTACCACACAGTTGCATTGAAAAATGATGGCACAGTATGGACTTGGGGATTTAATGGCCAATGCCAACTGGGCTATCTTACATATAATATGAGTATGTCGACCCCAATGCAAGTCACCAAGATTACCGGAGTGACTGCTATTGCGGCTGGCAGAGATCACACAATTGCCTTAAAAAGCGATGGGACGGTATGGTGTTGGGGAGACAATTTTGCTGGCCAGCTTGGCCCCGTATATGGAAGTGGTGGGGTAAGCCCAAATCCATTACAAGTTCACAACCTTACAGGAGTTGTTGCTATCGCGGGCGGCAATGGTCATACAGTAGCCATAAAGAGTGACGGCACTGTATGGACATGGGGAAGCAATTCATACGGTGAGCTTGGCAATGGAGGGGCAACTAATAATCTAATCCCGCAAGTAGTTTTGGGATTTGAACCATTATCTACATCCAAAGCCAGAGCAAGTGAAAGCCGGATTATGGCTCTCGAATGTGTGGTCACAGGCAAATTCGATGACTGCATATATGTAGAAGACACTGACAAGTTGTGCGGGATCAAAGTAACTCCCGCTCCAAGCGATGCAGAGCTTGGAAAGCTGATAGATGCATACGGCACCCTGACTACAGTCGATGGAGAGAAAGCCATTTCGCTATCCTCATATAAAATGCAGACAGCTACAGGGTCAGTCAATCCACTGGGCATGACCAATCAGAGCCTCGGCGGCGGCGATTTCATGTATAACCTGCTCACCGGCGAGGGCCAGGAGGGTGTATTCGGCTGGCAGTTGGTAAATAACCCGGATACCGGTAAGTTTGAGCTTAAGCGGCAAAAACTGGCCGGGATCAACAACATCGGTCTGCTGGTGCGTGTATGGGGAAAGGTTATAGATATCGATCCTGCTTCAATTCCAAGCTGGTTTAAGATATCTGATGGTTCGCTTACTAATGTAAAGGTGAGTGTCCCGACAGGGGTAAGTGTCCCGAACGAGGGCGACTTTGTGAGCGTAACCGGAATAAGCTCATGTGAGATGTCTGGAGCTGAGCTGACCAACCTTGTAAGGGTCAGGCAGCAATCGGATATTGAATAG
- a CDS encoding DHA2 family efflux MFS transporter permease subunit, which yields MEERADNLQEQGWCPVGTPGVVAIAVMLATFMEVLDSTVVNVSLPHIAGNLSATIDESTWVLTSYLVSNAIVLPATGWLSRLFGRKRYYMISVTAFVISSFLCGLAPSLHSLIFYRVLQGLGGGALQPISQAILLECFPVSRRGMGMAIFGIGVVFAPIIGPTLGGWITDNYSWRWIFYINIPIGILSMIMAQIYVVDPPYLQRGAIKIDYIGLGLLALGIGFLQVVLDTGQKHDWFQTSWILHLSIISAVSLIALVVWELYTQHPIIDLTVFKVRNFAPGVFLIFMLGIALYGSMVLLPVLLQTLLGYSALQSGLAMSPGGIGTLICMPVVGYLVGRWDVRYLIIFGLSMLSVSMFIMSGYNLQISFWDAAYPRIIMGIGLAFLFVPLATVTFAFLSRERTGSATGIFNLMRNIGGSVGIAAVNTLLARREQFHQSRLVENISTFNPTFQQWFNGAVAGLTAAGQSYLNAQKQAIGIAYQMVIRQAAMMSFVDAFWLLGVVMIVLLPLVFLMRRPPRHSQPVPGAH from the coding sequence ATGGAAGAGAGAGCAGATAACTTACAGGAGCAGGGATGGTGTCCTGTCGGCACACCAGGTGTGGTCGCCATTGCCGTCATGCTGGCGACCTTCATGGAGGTGCTGGACAGCACGGTCGTAAACGTCTCTCTGCCGCACATAGCGGGCAACCTCTCCGCAACAATTGACGAGAGCACATGGGTTCTGACCTCATACCTGGTTTCAAATGCGATAGTCCTGCCTGCCACAGGCTGGCTCAGCAGACTTTTCGGGCGCAAGCGCTATTATATGATCTCAGTCACTGCATTTGTGATCTCGTCGTTTTTGTGCGGCCTGGCGCCCTCGCTGCATTCGTTGATCTTTTACCGTGTGCTGCAGGGTCTGGGCGGCGGCGCGCTCCAGCCTATATCTCAGGCGATCCTGCTCGAGTGTTTTCCGGTCAGCAGGCGCGGGATGGGCATGGCCATATTCGGGATAGGGGTTGTGTTTGCGCCGATCATAGGGCCAACGCTCGGCGGGTGGATCACCGACAACTACTCCTGGCGCTGGATATTCTATATAAACATCCCGATAGGCATCTTGTCGATGATCATGGCGCAGATATATGTCGTCGATCCGCCATATTTGCAGCGCGGCGCGATAAAAATCGATTATATCGGTCTTGGCCTGCTTGCGTTGGGGATCGGCTTTCTTCAGGTTGTGCTGGACACCGGTCAGAAGCACGACTGGTTCCAGACATCGTGGATACTGCATCTCTCGATTATTTCTGCAGTCAGCCTGATCGCACTGGTCGTGTGGGAGTTATACACACAGCACCCGATCATAGACCTCACAGTCTTCAAGGTGCGCAACTTCGCGCCCGGAGTCTTTCTCATATTCATGCTCGGCATAGCATTGTATGGGAGCATGGTCCTCTTGCCGGTCCTGCTGCAGACTCTGCTTGGATACTCTGCACTACAAAGCGGGCTTGCAATGTCTCCGGGAGGCATAGGGACGCTGATCTGTATGCCGGTGGTGGGTTATCTGGTCGGACGATGGGACGTGAGGTATTTAATAATCTTTGGGTTGTCAATGCTCTCTGTGTCCATGTTTATAATGTCCGGTTATAACCTGCAGATCAGCTTCTGGGATGCGGCCTATCCGAGAATAATCATGGGCATCGGCCTTGCGTTTTTGTTTGTGCCCCTCGCGACAGTGACCTTCGCATTCCTTTCACGAGAAAGGACAGGCAGCGCAACGGGCATATTCAACCTCATGCGCAACATCGGTGGCAGTGTAGGGATTGCGGCAGTAAACACGCTCCTTGCCCGCCGCGAGCAGTTTCACCAGTCCAGGCTGGTAGAAAACATATCTACCTTCAACCCAACCTTTCAACAGTGGTTCAACGGAGCCGTTGCAGGACTTACCGCAGCAGGCCAGAGCTATCTCAATGCCCAAAAACAGGCTATTGGTATTGCGTACCAAATGGTAATACGTCAGGCCGCTATGATGTCTTTTGTAGACGCGTTCTGGCTGCTGGGTGTAGTGATGATTGTTCTGCTGCCGCTGGTATTTCTGATGCGGCGTCCACCGCGCCATTCGCAGCCTGTCCCTGGGGCGCACTAA
- a CDS encoding HlyD family secretion protein encodes MNDEQQVSRLSKFFAARKRAIIVIGVILLVGIGVLVYWILSLGKESTDDAQVAGHLVPISPRIAGHVVEINVNDNQLVDKGYLLVRLDRKEYVDRVRKSSAAVDAAIAQESVSNRQVSVVGKTAPSSLDQAKAAVKNAQATVSSANNQVIAAIAQARSADAQVRASRDVVEAARTDVNAAAAQVTAAEAAVKAAEANAASAAAQAKKAASDYARYKELYTAGAASAQQFESFQTTNTSAQAALNAARQQVAGSKAALNRAIASLAGTKAVLKRDNSQLAAAMDASDQAKAGVETARSEAARARALLKQSQAAFAGTQTVPEQISISKSQRGAAKAAVKQSIAQLNNDRLLLSYTNIKAPVRGVVSEKGVQIGQYVQPGQMLMAVVPLTNVWVVANFKETQTGRMHPGQRATFTVDSYPGIRLRGRVNSIGAATVAQFSLLPPENATGNFVKVVQRIPVKIVLDQSLPKGVVLRPGQNVIATVYLR; translated from the coding sequence TTGAACGACGAGCAGCAAGTATCGAGGCTGAGCAAGTTCTTTGCGGCCCGCAAAAGAGCCATCATCGTGATCGGCGTAATCCTTCTTGTCGGCATTGGTGTGCTGGTGTATTGGATTCTGAGCCTAGGCAAGGAATCGACCGATGACGCCCAGGTCGCAGGCCACCTCGTTCCGATTAGTCCTCGCATTGCGGGTCACGTCGTCGAGATCAACGTAAACGACAACCAGCTTGTGGATAAGGGTTATCTCCTTGTTAGGCTCGATCGAAAAGAGTATGTGGATCGGGTCCGTAAGTCTTCAGCAGCGGTGGATGCGGCGATAGCGCAGGAGTCTGTAAGCAACAGGCAGGTCTCGGTTGTCGGTAAGACTGCTCCTTCATCGCTGGATCAGGCCAAGGCAGCCGTAAAGAACGCCCAGGCTACTGTATCGAGCGCGAACAACCAGGTGATCGCCGCGATTGCGCAGGCAAGATCAGCAGACGCTCAAGTAAGAGCCTCGCGGGATGTGGTCGAGGCGGCGCGCACGGATGTCAATGCCGCCGCCGCTCAGGTCACTGCAGCCGAGGCGGCGGTGAAAGCCGCTGAGGCGAATGCGGCATCTGCTGCTGCTCAGGCCAAAAAAGCTGCCAGCGATTATGCCAGATACAAAGAACTCTATACCGCAGGTGCAGCGTCCGCACAGCAGTTCGAAAGCTTTCAGACCACAAATACCAGCGCCCAGGCGGCGCTCAACGCGGCCCGACAACAGGTAGCCGGCTCCAAAGCAGCCCTAAACCGTGCCATAGCGAGCCTTGCGGGTACAAAAGCAGTCCTGAAACGCGACAATTCCCAGTTAGCCGCTGCAATGGATGCATCCGATCAGGCTAAGGCAGGCGTTGAGACCGCCAGGTCGGAAGCTGCGCGTGCGCGTGCGCTCCTTAAACAGTCCCAGGCTGCTTTTGCAGGCACTCAGACGGTTCCCGAGCAGATATCTATCAGCAAGTCTCAAAGAGGCGCTGCCAAGGCAGCAGTCAAGCAGAGCATTGCTCAACTAAATAATGATCGCCTGCTGCTTTCATACACAAATATAAAAGCGCCTGTCAGGGGAGTTGTCAGCGAGAAGGGTGTTCAGATCGGTCAATATGTCCAGCCCGGCCAGATGCTGATGGCCGTAGTCCCGCTTACGAATGTCTGGGTGGTCGCCAACTTCAAAGAGACTCAGACAGGCCGCATGCACCCCGGCCAGAGGGCGACATTTACCGTGGACTCATACCCCGGCATAAGGCTCAGAGGCCGCGTAAACAGCATCGGGGCGGCAACGGTAGCCCAGTTCAGTCTTTTGCCGCCGGAGAATGCGACAGGCAACTTCGTCAAGGTGGTGCAGCGCATCCCTGTGAAGATAGTTCTGGACCAATCACTGCCGAAGGGGGTAGTACTCAGACCGGGACAAAACGTCATCGCGACTGTCTATCTGCGCTGA
- a CDS encoding SLBB domain-containing protein: MKATYIVIAILMLVGSILPMAAIADGSKLAVGDVIDVAVDGEKDFSKHYQINSDGCILMPMVNSVKIEGLNTSDASAEITKSLKSVLVNPQVSVSFVERAKMQVFVVGQVNKRGLIEIGVGDRVLQALAQAGYDDTADLSRVNIRRGDEIIDLDLTKYLSGEDLTVNRQLESGDTVVVSRLDMIGTVMASGQVSKVGSIPLKRNMTFREAIGLVGGITVEADPAKITVKREGIAEPIKIDYEKAMAGDPTADIALAPGDIIYVSELEISYFTIWGGVNKPGQYPIKGKLALSEAIGVAGGAVTNVGDIRAIKIMHASGPEAKVGESVTVDLTQVIKGTADEPQVRRGDVIYVTEHKQKPNLWNALQTLSPFWWIFR; encoded by the coding sequence ATGAAGGCTACTTATATTGTAATAGCGATATTGATGCTTGTCGGTTCTATACTGCCTATGGCGGCTATAGCGGACGGCTCGAAGTTGGCTGTAGGTGACGTGATCGACGTGGCTGTCGACGGCGAGAAGGACTTCTCCAAGCACTATCAGATCAACAGTGACGGCTGCATACTAATGCCGATGGTCAACTCCGTGAAGATCGAAGGCCTCAACACATCGGACGCATCTGCTGAAATCACCAAATCTCTTAAGAGCGTGCTCGTAAACCCACAGGTAAGTGTGTCTTTCGTGGAGCGCGCGAAGATGCAGGTGTTTGTGGTCGGTCAAGTCAACAAACGCGGGTTGATTGAAATAGGAGTCGGCGACAGGGTTTTACAGGCGCTAGCGCAGGCCGGTTATGACGATACAGCAGATCTCTCGCGTGTAAATATCAGAAGAGGCGACGAGATAATAGACCTGGACCTCACCAAATACTTATCCGGTGAAGATTTGACCGTTAACAGACAGTTGGAGTCGGGAGACACCGTAGTCGTATCTCGATTGGATATGATAGGCACGGTAATGGCGTCAGGGCAGGTCAGCAAGGTCGGCTCAATCCCACTCAAACGCAACATGACTTTTCGTGAGGCTATTGGCCTGGTGGGTGGAATTACTGTTGAGGCCGATCCGGCGAAGATTACTGTAAAAAGAGAAGGTATCGCCGAACCTATTAAAATCGACTATGAAAAGGCTATGGCGGGAGATCCCACCGCAGATATCGCGCTCGCGCCCGGTGACATAATATATGTGTCCGAACTGGAGATATCCTATTTCACGATATGGGGCGGAGTCAACAAACCTGGACAATACCCTATTAAAGGGAAGCTGGCGCTCAGCGAAGCAATCGGTGTAGCGGGAGGCGCAGTTACCAATGTTGGAGACATCCGTGCAATCAAGATCATGCATGCCTCCGGACCCGAGGCAAAGGTTGGCGAATCGGTCACGGTTGACCTTACACAGGTCATCAAAGGCACTGCGGACGAACCCCAAGTCAGGCGCGGAGACGTTATATACGTAACGGAGCATAAGCAAAAACCAAATCTCTGGAATGCGCTCCAGACGCTCTCGCCGTTTTGGTGGATTTTCAGGTAG
- a CDS encoding glycosyltransferase family 39 protein — translation MSVAEGSRISKAKRLTLQDRGINWNHILAMVGIFVVLGAVMGGYYLQNHPWLTTRDQMDIAQISLNISTGKGFTTRFVRPFNAGLLKDVPAPLPEINHGPLYPYVVAAAFRYTQVSDQAVVRMSMIFGFLTLIATFILGRMLFDWRIGILAAVGMGTSVFVLQSATSASEWPMAAFWFVLLMLAIAAHHKNSLSGGGRAGYFYVVASAILICLLYMTHQALLFLFIPVALYFAVTGSRRIQHLVLFMMVTAIAVAPWAYRNAELTGGSILGANAWDIMADTSEFPGNTFYRSIDAAGRGIAGVLLYPMEHFSSFSQKLMAGTSGAVGDMLSILGMVILPLAVVSMLYKFKSPSANAVRGVLYVLAPIFLMCIALFSLGNNALILIAPAASVFGSAYLFLLLDAKKLHPIFLKGILIGVILITSWPAVSAIVWATNEQADKMLEASAIMSQGDKLGVTCMYTDIPWLAAWRTENEVAVWLPRSDADISKLVQDGYSMNVIVLTSESRSYPTDETWYKLYTTKIQREYIANPDKVLSRIRAYAKDIGRSPEQTEAANKFFQQNQRNAEVFDSIKGYKQTDLGPFASDELQIYQPALQ, via the coding sequence ATGAGTGTCGCAGAGGGAAGCCGCATTAGTAAAGCGAAGAGGCTCACTTTGCAGGATCGTGGCATCAATTGGAACCATATCCTTGCAATGGTCGGGATATTTGTTGTGCTGGGAGCGGTCATGGGCGGGTATTATCTGCAGAACCATCCCTGGCTGACTACCCGCGATCAGATGGACATTGCGCAGATTTCTTTGAACATATCGACCGGCAAAGGTTTTACGACGCGCTTTGTCAGGCCGTTCAACGCAGGGCTGTTGAAGGATGTGCCTGCTCCTCTGCCTGAAATAAACCATGGACCCCTCTACCCATATGTTGTTGCTGCTGCCTTCAGATATACCCAAGTATCTGACCAGGCAGTTGTGCGAATGTCGATGATATTTGGTTTTCTTACTTTGATAGCGACATTTATTCTTGGAAGAATGCTCTTTGACTGGCGCATCGGTATATTGGCTGCGGTGGGCATGGGCACTTCTGTGTTTGTCCTGCAGTCAGCCACATCGGCAAGTGAGTGGCCGATGGCAGCATTCTGGTTTGTCTTGCTAATGCTTGCAATTGCAGCGCACCATAAGAACTCCCTGTCCGGCGGCGGCAGGGCAGGCTATTTTTATGTAGTTGCATCAGCCATACTGATCTGCCTGCTTTATATGACCCATCAGGCTCTCTTGTTTTTGTTTATTCCCGTTGCTCTGTATTTTGCAGTAACCGGTTCCAGACGTATACAGCACCTGGTTTTATTTATGATGGTAACAGCAATTGCAGTCGCGCCATGGGCATACAGGAATGCAGAACTGACCGGCGGATCTATTCTGGGCGCCAATGCCTGGGACATAATGGCCGATACAAGCGAGTTTCCCGGCAATACGTTTTACAGGAGCATAGATGCGGCAGGTCGTGGTATTGCCGGAGTTTTACTATATCCCATGGAGCACTTCTCATCTTTCTCGCAAAAGTTGATGGCAGGCACCTCCGGTGCGGTCGGCGATATGCTGTCGATACTGGGGATGGTAATACTGCCGCTTGCGGTCGTGAGCATGCTATATAAGTTCAAATCGCCGTCTGCAAACGCGGTCAGGGGAGTGCTTTATGTCCTTGCTCCAATTTTTCTCATGTGTATTGCACTTTTCAGCCTTGGAAATAATGCTTTGATATTAATTGCCCCCGCTGCATCCGTATTCGGTAGTGCATACTTGTTCTTGCTTCTAGATGCAAAAAAACTTCACCCAATCTTTTTGAAAGGCATATTAATAGGGGTTATATTAATCACTTCCTGGCCGGCGGTAAGTGCAATTGTATGGGCAACCAATGAACAAGCAGATAAAATGCTTGAGGCATCAGCTATAATGTCTCAGGGAGACAAATTAGGTGTGACATGCATGTATACGGATATTCCATGGCTTGCTGCATGGCGAACCGAAAATGAGGTTGCTGTCTGGCTGCCTCGTTCTGATGCAGACATTTCGAAGCTAGTCCAAGATGGGTATTCGATGAATGTTATTGTTCTAACGTCCGAGTCTCGCAGTTATCCAACTGATGAGACGTGGTATAAGCTTTACACAACAAAGATACAGCGTGAATACATTGCTAATCCTGATAAGGTTCTTAGTCGGATTCGCGCATATGCAAAAGATATAGGCCGAAGCCCTGAACAGACAGAAGCAGCTAATAAATTTTTTCAACAAAACCAGAGAAATGCGGAAGTGTTTGATTCTATAAAAGGGTATAAGCAGACGGATCTGGGGCCTTTTGCATCGGACGAACTGCAGATTTATCAACCAGCTCTTCAGTAG